Proteins from one Aquila chrysaetos chrysaetos chromosome 5, bAquChr1.4, whole genome shotgun sequence genomic window:
- the AMIGO2 gene encoding amphoterin-induced protein 2: MSLNWRTISTRLGVFQVNCKGLACLLVFTVSVCGSAPGMCPAACICASDIVTCTNKNLSRVPGNLYKCMKRLDLSYNRIGFLEPEWVPALFEKLNTLILNHNSISSIITGSFSTTPNLKYLDLSSNSLKTLGSPVFQELKALEVLLLYNNQITQIEPSAFGGLYKLQKLYLSYNLLSHFPLDLYSGKHKLTDLVLLDISFNHIQSMPIQRLSSVPAKHLSGIYLHGNPFHCDCMLYAMLIFWYQRHFSSVVDFKNEYTCLLRSDPRGYNKLPLLHDNLLNCSESTVNSSFQAFGFIHDAQVGDRLIVHCDSRISDAGTHFVWVSPDNRLLEPDRATDNFKVFHNGSLEITDAQLEDSGLYSCIAINKKRLLNETIEVRINVSNFTVNRSHAHEAFNTAFTTLAACVASIVLVLLYLYLTPCPCQCKAKRRKRKLNQSSAHSSILNSTPPQELPADEKKASTGKRVVFLEPVHEPKHSQNGKVKLFPNDNIIAESILKTTRTKSDSDSVNSVFSDTPFMPST, translated from the coding sequence ATGTCTTTAAACTGGCGGACAATTTCTACTCGACTTGGAGTTTTTCAAGTGAACTGCAAAGGACTGGCATGCCTCTTGGTCTTCACCGTGAGCGTTTGTGGCAGTGCCCCGGGGATGTGTCCAGCAGCCTGCATCTGTGCCAGTGATATCGTAACCTGCACCAATAAGAACCTCTCTCGAGTGCCAGGAAATCTCTATAAATGTATGAAAAGGCTGGATCTGAGTTATAACAGAATTGGGTTTCTGGAGCCTGAATGGGTCCCTGCGCTGTTCGAGAAACTGAACACTTTAATACTCAATCATAATAGCATCAGCAGCATTATCACTGGAAGCTTTTCCACAACCCCAAATCTGAAGTACCTGGACTTGTCATCCAACAGCCTGAAGACGCTGGGCAGCCCTGTGTTTCAGGAGCTAAAGGCACTGGAGGTTCTCCTGCTGTACAACAATCAGATAACGCAGATAGAGCCTTCAGCCTTTGGAGGACTGTACAAATTACAGAAACTGTACTTAAGCTATAATTTGCTCTCGCATTTCCCGCTGGACTTGTACAGTGGCAAACATAAACTGACAGACCTTGTGTTGCTGGACATTTCCTTTAATCACATCCAGTCGATGCCTATTCAGCGCCTGAGTTCGGTGCCGGCCAAACACCTTAGCGGAATTTATCTTCACGGCAACCCGTTTCATTGCGACTGTATGCTGTACGCCATGCTGATCTTCTGGTATCAAAGGCACTTCAGCTCAGTGGTGGACTTCAAAAACGAGTACACCTGTTTGTTGCGATCGGACCCAAGAGGTTACAATAAACTGCCTTTACTGCACGACAACTTGCTGAATTGCTCCGAAAGCACCGTCAACAGCTCTTTCCAAGCCTTCGGGTTTATTCACGACGCCCAGGTTGGTGACAGGCTGATTGTACACTGTGACAGCAGAATCAGCGACGCGGGCACGCACTTTGTTTGGGTCAGTCCGGACAACAGATTGCTGGAGCCAGACAGGGCGACCGACAACTTTAAAGTGTTTCATAACGGCAGCCTGGAAATAACAGATGCCCAGCTAGAGGACTCAGGGCTGTATTCCTGCATCgcaataaataagaaaagactATTAAATGAAACCATAGAGGTTAGAATAAATGTTAGCAATTTCACAGTCAACAGGTCCCACGCTCATGAAGCATTTAATACAGCTTTTACCACCCTTGCTGCCTGTGTAGCCAGTATTGTTTTAGTACTGCTGTATCTCTACCTGACCCCCTGTCCGTGCCAATGTAAGGcgaaaaggaggaagaggaagctgAACCAAAGCAGTGCCCACTCATCCATACTGAATTCCACACCGCCGCAGGAGCTGCCAGCCGACGAGAAGAAGGCTAGCACTGGGAAACGGGTGGTTTTCCTGGAACCCGTGCACGAACCAAAACACAGTCAGAATGGGAAAGTAAAACTGTTCCCTAATGACAATATCATTGCTGAGAGTATCTTGAAAACGACTCGAACAAAATCCGACTCCGATTCTGTCAACTCCGTGTTCTCAGATACGCCTTTCATGCCATCAACTTAG